One segment of Paraburkholderia caribensis DNA contains the following:
- a CDS encoding RidA family protein: MKKRSLLPAGWVKPKGYANGVAASGTQVYIAGQIGWNEEARMTSERFAEQAIQALRNVLAVLREAGGQPGHLVRMTWYVTDKREYLASLKEIGQAFRELIGDYDIAMSAVQVVALIEDDAKVEIEATAVITD; the protein is encoded by the coding sequence ATGAAAAAACGATCGCTTCTGCCTGCAGGCTGGGTCAAGCCGAAGGGCTATGCCAATGGTGTGGCGGCGAGCGGCACGCAGGTGTACATCGCCGGACAGATCGGCTGGAACGAAGAAGCGCGCATGACGAGCGAGCGCTTCGCCGAACAGGCAATCCAGGCGCTGCGCAACGTGCTCGCCGTGCTGCGCGAAGCAGGCGGACAACCCGGGCACCTCGTGCGCATGACGTGGTACGTCACCGACAAGCGCGAGTACCTCGCGTCGCTCAAGGAGATCGGCCAGGCGTTTCGCGAGCTGATCGGCGACTACGACATCGCGATGAGCGCTGTTCAGGTCGTCGCGTTGATCGAGGACGACGCCAAAGTGGAAATCGAAGCAACAGCCGTGATTACCGACTAG
- a CDS encoding acyl-CoA thioesterase — translation MSATFDMPMRIRFAHCDPAGIVYFPQYLVMTNMLVEEWFNERLAIDYAHMIQTRRVGLPIVKLDCEFSRPSRMGETITLALDVTRIGRRSIGVAIVARCADEVRFRSAQVLVTTSLESGQSIDIPDDIAAALAAFAPHAVQSEEQRS, via the coding sequence ATGAGCGCAACGTTCGACATGCCGATGCGCATCCGCTTCGCACATTGCGATCCGGCCGGCATCGTCTACTTTCCGCAGTATCTGGTGATGACGAACATGCTCGTCGAAGAGTGGTTCAACGAGCGTCTTGCCATCGACTACGCGCACATGATCCAGACGCGCCGCGTCGGCCTGCCTATCGTGAAGCTCGATTGCGAGTTTTCGAGGCCAAGCCGCATGGGCGAAACGATCACGCTTGCGCTGGACGTCACGCGCATCGGACGCCGTTCGATCGGCGTCGCGATCGTCGCGCGTTGCGCGGATGAAGTGCGCTTTCGCTCGGCGCAAGTGCTGGTGACGACATCGCTGGAAAGCGGCCAGTCCATCGATATTCCCGACGACATCGCCGCCGCGCTCGCGGCATTCGCGCCGCACGCCGTTCAATCCGAGGAGCAACGCTCATGA
- a CDS encoding acyl-CoA dehydrogenase family protein — protein sequence MKPNDPHSALAWPFFEARHRELAEAMETWAVQHLAHVPHDDADTTCRQLVRALGEAGWLKYGVGGTQYGGHGDTIDTRAVCLLRETLAKHDGLADFALAMQGLGSGAITLAGTHEQKSRYLPRVAKGEAIAAFALSEPEAGSDVAAMALQARAQGDSYVLDGDKTWISNGGIADFYVVFARTGEAPGARGISAFIVDADTPGLEIAERIDVIAPHPLARLHFANARVPRSQMLGAPGEGFKIAMRTLDIFRTSVAAASLGFARRALQEGLERAASRKMFGQTLGDFQLTQARLAQMALTIDSSALLVYRAAWLRDQGESITREAAMAKWHASEGAQQVIDAAVQLWGGMGVQSGTTVERLYREIRSLRIYEGATEVQQLIVGRDLLKAHAAAQQERES from the coding sequence GTGAAGCCCAACGATCCTCACAGCGCGTTGGCCTGGCCGTTCTTCGAGGCGCGTCATCGTGAGCTGGCCGAAGCAATGGAAACATGGGCCGTGCAGCATCTCGCGCATGTGCCGCATGACGACGCCGACACGACCTGCCGCCAGCTCGTGCGCGCATTGGGCGAAGCGGGCTGGTTGAAGTATGGCGTCGGCGGTACGCAATACGGCGGGCATGGCGACACGATCGACACACGCGCCGTGTGTCTGCTGCGCGAGACACTTGCGAAACACGACGGCCTCGCGGACTTTGCGCTCGCCATGCAAGGGCTCGGTTCGGGCGCGATCACGCTGGCGGGCACGCATGAACAGAAATCGCGCTATTTGCCGCGCGTCGCAAAAGGCGAAGCCATCGCCGCGTTCGCGCTGTCAGAACCAGAAGCGGGTTCCGATGTTGCGGCAATGGCCCTGCAGGCGCGTGCACAAGGCGACAGCTATGTGCTCGACGGCGACAAGACATGGATCTCGAACGGCGGTATCGCAGACTTTTACGTCGTGTTTGCAAGAACAGGCGAAGCACCCGGCGCGCGCGGCATCAGTGCATTCATCGTCGATGCCGACACGCCCGGTTTGGAGATCGCCGAACGCATCGACGTGATCGCACCGCATCCGCTCGCGCGTCTGCATTTCGCCAATGCACGCGTGCCGCGCAGCCAGATGCTCGGCGCGCCTGGCGAAGGCTTCAAGATCGCGATGCGCACGCTCGATATCTTCCGCACGTCGGTTGCAGCGGCGTCATTGGGCTTTGCGCGGCGCGCCTTGCAGGAAGGCCTGGAACGCGCCGCGTCGCGCAAGATGTTCGGCCAGACGCTCGGCGATTTTCAGTTGACGCAGGCCAGGCTAGCGCAGATGGCGTTGACGATCGACAGTAGCGCGTTGCTCGTCTATCGCGCCGCGTGGCTACGCGACCAGGGCGAAAGCATCACGCGCGAAGCCGCGATGGCGAAGTGGCACGCGAGCGAAGGCGCGCAGCAGGTCATCGACGCCGCCGTGCAACTGTGGGGCGGCATGGGCGTGCAAAGCGGCACGACAGTCGAAAGGCTGTACCGCGAGATTCGCTCGCTGCGCATCTACGAAGGCGCGACGGAAGTGCAGCAACTGATCGTCGGACGCGATCTGCTCAAGGCGCACGCGGCTGCGCAGCAGGAACGCGAATCATGA
- a CDS encoding enoyl-CoA hydratase family protein → MTRSAAEALLAGNRTTLAAYEAKHFGWSVNAGVATITLNRPERKNPLTFESYAELRDLFRQLAYATDVKVVVMHGAGDNFCSGGDVHDIIAPLIDLPMPELLLFTRMTGDLVKAMRHCPQPIIAAVDGVCAGAGAILAMASDMRLATARSKLAFLFTRVGLAGCDMGACSILPRIIGQGRAAELLYTGRSASGEEAYAWGFYNRLCAPEALLDEASKLAADLAAGPTFAHGVTKKMLHQEWSMSIDEAIESEAQAQAICMTTRDFERAYRAFAAKSRPVFEGD, encoded by the coding sequence ATGACCCGTTCCGCTGCCGAAGCCCTGCTGGCCGGCAATCGCACGACGCTCGCCGCGTATGAGGCGAAGCACTTCGGCTGGTCCGTCAACGCGGGCGTCGCGACGATCACGCTGAATCGCCCCGAGCGCAAGAACCCGCTGACGTTCGAATCGTACGCGGAGTTGCGCGATCTGTTCCGGCAACTTGCTTATGCAACCGACGTGAAGGTCGTCGTCATGCACGGCGCAGGCGACAACTTCTGCTCGGGCGGCGACGTGCACGACATCATCGCGCCGCTGATCGATCTGCCGATGCCCGAACTGCTGCTCTTCACGCGCATGACAGGCGACCTCGTGAAAGCGATGCGGCATTGCCCGCAACCCATCATAGCGGCTGTCGACGGCGTCTGCGCAGGCGCCGGCGCGATTCTCGCGATGGCCTCCGACATGCGCCTCGCCACCGCGCGCAGCAAGCTCGCGTTTCTGTTCACGCGTGTGGGCCTTGCCGGTTGTGACATGGGCGCGTGTTCGATCCTGCCGCGCATTATCGGCCAGGGGCGCGCGGCCGAACTGCTGTACACGGGGCGCTCCGCAAGCGGCGAGGAAGCTTACGCGTGGGGCTTCTACAACCGCCTGTGCGCACCGGAAGCGCTGCTCGACGAAGCATCGAAGCTCGCCGCCGATCTCGCCGCCGGCCCGACGTTCGCGCACGGCGTCACCAAGAAGATGCTGCACCAGGAATGGAGCATGAGCATCGACGAAGCGATCGAATCGGAAGCGCAGGCGCAGGCCATCTGCATGACGACGCGCGATTTCGAGCGCGCGTATCGCGCGTTTGCGGCGAAGTCGCGTCCCGTGTTCGAAGGAGACTGA
- a CDS encoding MarR family winged helix-turn-helix transcriptional regulator: MSNIAKKKTSDAAENKPARKGIAKPAENVVDMEMSTGADSHMGLRLWLRMLTTTNLVQAELRKRLRNEFDTTLPRFDLMAQLERHPEGLKMTELSRRLMVTGGNITGITDQLEKEGLVARDTDPNDRRSISVRLTPEGRALFDKMAVAHEQWVVEMFGGLDLDEKSHTHQKLGKLKQHLLNTIKS; encoded by the coding sequence ATGAGCAATATTGCAAAGAAGAAAACGTCCGACGCCGCCGAGAACAAACCGGCGCGCAAAGGCATTGCGAAACCCGCGGAGAACGTCGTGGACATGGAAATGAGCACGGGCGCGGACAGCCACATGGGTTTGCGTCTGTGGCTACGCATGCTGACGACGACCAACCTGGTGCAAGCGGAATTGCGCAAACGTCTGCGCAACGAGTTCGACACGACGCTGCCGCGCTTCGATCTGATGGCGCAGCTGGAGCGTCATCCCGAAGGTCTGAAGATGACGGAACTGTCGCGCCGCCTGATGGTGACGGGCGGCAATATCACCGGCATCACGGATCAACTGGAAAAAGAAGGGCTCGTCGCGCGCGACACCGATCCGAACGACCGCCGTTCGATCAGCGTGCGTCTCACGCCTGAAGGCCGCGCGCTGTTCGACAAAATGGCCGTCGCACATGAGCAGTGGGTGGTCGAGATGTTCGGCGGCCTCGATCTCGATGAGAAATCGCACACGCATCAGAAGCTCGGCAAGCTCAAGCAGCATCTGCTGAACACGATCAAAAGCTGA
- a CDS encoding SDR family NAD(P)-dependent oxidoreductase, whose protein sequence is MNNTLAGKHAVVTGGGSGIGAATAQALVRAGARVTLMGRDAQRLAAQRETLGAYGEIAACVSVDVCDESAVNKAFSEASSIAGPVDVLVNNAGQAQASPFAHTDMALWQRMLDVNLTGVFLCTRAVLPSMLERGYGRIVNVASTAGQIGYAYVAAYCAAKHGVIGLTRSLALEVATKGVTVNAVCPGYTETELLRASLDQITAKTSRSEQEARDILVRNNPQRRFVAPAEVANAVLWLCMPGSESITGQSVSVSGGEVT, encoded by the coding sequence ATGAACAACACCCTTGCAGGAAAGCACGCCGTCGTGACGGGCGGCGGCAGCGGCATCGGCGCAGCGACGGCGCAAGCGCTCGTTCGCGCAGGCGCTCGCGTCACGCTGATGGGACGCGACGCGCAACGTCTTGCCGCGCAGCGCGAAACCTTGGGCGCATATGGCGAGATCGCGGCCTGCGTCAGCGTCGACGTGTGCGACGAAAGCGCTGTAAACAAGGCATTTTCTGAAGCATCGTCGATTGCAGGTCCGGTCGATGTGCTCGTCAACAACGCCGGCCAGGCGCAAGCGTCACCCTTCGCACACACCGATATGGCGCTGTGGCAACGCATGCTCGACGTCAACCTGACGGGCGTGTTTCTCTGCACGCGCGCCGTATTGCCGTCGATGCTCGAACGCGGCTACGGGCGCATCGTCAACGTCGCGAGCACGGCGGGACAGATCGGTTACGCGTACGTCGCCGCTTACTGCGCGGCCAAGCATGGCGTGATCGGCCTCACGCGCTCGCTCGCGCTCGAAGTCGCGACGAAGGGCGTCACCGTCAACGCCGTATGTCCGGGCTACACGGAAACAGAATTGCTGCGCGCGTCGCTCGACCAGATCACCGCGAAGACTTCCCGCAGCGAGCAGGAAGCGCGCGACATTCTCGTGCGCAACAACCCGCAGCGCCGCTTCGTCGCTCCCGCCGAAGTCGCGAATGCCGTGCTGTGGCTGTGCATGCCCGGCTCCGAATCCATCACAGGTCAATCTGTTTCCGTTTCAGGCGGAGAAGTCACATGA
- a CDS encoding bifunctional salicylyl-CoA 5-hydroxylase/oxidoreductase: MRIVCIGGGPAGLYFGLLMKHRHPAHEVVVVERNRPYDTFGWGVVFSDQTLGNLRAADARSADMILDAFNHWDDIEINFRGAKVRSSGHGFCGIGRKRLLNILQARCEELGVKLVFETQVTNDDDYDADLIIASDGLNSAIRQKYAATYQPDIDMRDCRFVWLGTNKLFDAFTFAFEKTEWGWFQAHAYRFDDQTSTFIVETPERVWRAAGLDEMSKEDGIAFCERLFAKYLDGHPLMSNASHLRGSSQWIRFPRVVNREWAHWKTGADGKRVPVVLMGDAAHTAHFSIGSGTKLALEDAIELANSIDAHPHDLAAALAHYTEVRSVDVLRIQNAARNSTEWFEHVDRYTAFEPEQFAYSLLTRSQRISHENLRERDPGYLSSFENWLAARAGIERAPEQRSVPPMFTPFKLRGVTLKNRIVVSPMAQYSAVDGVAGDYHLMHLGARAMGGAALVMTEMTCVSPEARITPGCPGMYTPAHLAAWRRIVQFVHAQSDAKIGMQLGHAGAKASTRVSWEGIDQPLPDDNWPLVSASPQQYLRGVSQWSREATHAELREIETQFVRATEMAAEAGFDWLELHCAHGYFLSSFLSPLTNHRTDEYGGSLANRLRYPLEVFAAMRKVWPQDKPISVRISAHDWVDGGTTPDDAVEIARAFKAAGADMIDVSSGQVSKEEKPVFGRMFQTPFADRIRNEAGIATIAVGAISEADHVNSIIAAGRADLCAVARPHLANPSWTLNEAAKIGYFDVNWPKQYTAAKSQLERNYERERAQAAESARLSPLERAQRAEGTV, translated from the coding sequence ATGCGCATTGTCTGTATCGGCGGCGGCCCGGCTGGCCTGTATTTCGGGTTGTTGATGAAGCACCGGCATCCGGCGCACGAGGTGGTCGTCGTCGAGCGCAACCGGCCGTACGACACCTTCGGCTGGGGCGTCGTGTTCTCCGACCAGACGCTAGGCAATCTGCGCGCCGCCGACGCCAGGAGCGCCGACATGATCCTCGACGCGTTCAACCACTGGGACGACATCGAAATCAACTTTCGCGGCGCGAAAGTACGCTCGTCGGGACACGGCTTTTGCGGCATCGGCCGCAAGCGGCTGCTGAACATCCTGCAGGCGCGTTGCGAAGAACTCGGCGTGAAGCTGGTCTTCGAAACCCAGGTCACGAACGACGACGATTACGACGCCGATCTCATCATCGCCAGCGACGGCCTGAACAGCGCCATCCGCCAGAAATACGCCGCGACCTATCAACCCGACATCGACATGCGCGACTGCCGCTTCGTGTGGCTCGGCACGAACAAGCTCTTCGACGCCTTCACGTTCGCATTCGAAAAGACCGAATGGGGCTGGTTCCAGGCGCACGCGTACCGCTTCGACGACCAGACGTCGACGTTCATCGTCGAAACACCCGAGCGCGTCTGGCGCGCGGCCGGACTCGACGAAATGAGCAAGGAAGACGGCATCGCATTCTGCGAGCGACTCTTTGCGAAGTACCTCGACGGCCATCCGTTGATGTCGAACGCGAGCCATCTGCGCGGCTCGTCGCAATGGATTCGCTTTCCACGTGTGGTCAATCGCGAATGGGCGCACTGGAAAACAGGCGCCGACGGCAAACGCGTACCCGTCGTACTGATGGGCGACGCCGCGCACACCGCGCATTTCTCGATCGGCTCGGGCACCAAGCTCGCGCTCGAAGACGCGATCGAACTCGCGAACAGCATCGACGCACATCCGCACGATCTCGCCGCCGCCCTCGCGCACTACACGGAAGTGCGCAGCGTGGACGTGCTGCGCATCCAGAACGCCGCGCGCAATTCGACGGAATGGTTCGAGCATGTCGACCGTTACACCGCTTTCGAGCCGGAGCAGTTCGCGTATTCGCTGCTGACGCGCTCGCAGCGCATTTCGCACGAGAACCTGCGCGAGCGCGATCCCGGCTACCTTTCGTCATTCGAAAACTGGCTCGCGGCTCGCGCGGGCATCGAACGCGCGCCCGAACAGCGCTCCGTCCCGCCCATGTTCACGCCGTTCAAACTACGCGGCGTGACGTTGAAGAACCGCATCGTCGTCTCGCCGATGGCGCAGTATTCGGCTGTCGACGGCGTCGCGGGCGACTATCACCTGATGCATCTCGGCGCACGCGCGATGGGCGGCGCGGCACTCGTGATGACCGAGATGACGTGCGTGTCGCCCGAAGCGCGCATCACGCCGGGATGCCCCGGCATGTACACGCCCGCGCATCTCGCCGCGTGGCGCCGCATCGTGCAGTTCGTGCACGCGCAATCCGATGCGAAGATCGGCATGCAGCTCGGCCACGCAGGCGCGAAGGCTTCGACGCGCGTCAGTTGGGAAGGCATCGATCAGCCCTTGCCCGACGACAACTGGCCTTTGGTGTCGGCATCGCCGCAGCAATACCTGCGCGGCGTGAGCCAATGGTCGCGCGAAGCGACCCATGCGGAACTGCGCGAGATCGAAACGCAATTCGTGCGCGCTACGGAAATGGCTGCGGAAGCCGGCTTTGACTGGCTCGAATTGCACTGCGCGCACGGCTATTTCCTGTCGAGTTTCCTCTCGCCGCTCACCAATCATCGCACTGACGAATACGGCGGCTCGCTCGCGAATCGCCTGCGCTACCCGCTTGAAGTGTTCGCTGCGATGCGTAAGGTCTGGCCGCAGGACAAGCCGATCTCAGTGCGAATTTCCGCGCACGACTGGGTCGACGGCGGCACGACGCCCGACGACGCCGTCGAGATCGCACGCGCGTTCAAGGCGGCGGGCGCGGACATGATCGACGTCTCGTCGGGTCAGGTCAGCAAGGAAGAAAAGCCGGTGTTCGGACGCATGTTCCAGACACCGTTCGCCGATCGCATCCGCAACGAGGCGGGCATCGCGACGATCGCGGTCGGGGCGATCTCCGAGGCGGATCACGTGAACAGCATCATCGCAGCAGGCCGCGCGGACTTGTGCGCGGTCGCGCGGCCGCATCTGGCGAATCCGTCGTGGACGCTGAACGAGGCGGCGAAGATCGGCTACTTCGACGTCAACTGGCCGAAGCAATACACGGCAGCCAAGTCGCAGCTCGAACGCAACTACGAACGCGAACGGGCGCAAGCCGCCGAGAGTGCGCGGCTTTCGCCGCTCGAACGCGCGCAACGCGCGGAGGGAACGGTTTGA